A part of Paramisgurnus dabryanus chromosome 15, PD_genome_1.1, whole genome shotgun sequence genomic DNA contains:
- the stx19 gene encoding syntaxin-19 — MKDRMEELKASVGLANNNPFFEDMKNTEPTFLTEQQAVIFEEEPVLENFLKETQSIRDSIEELASEVRKFSQQQRNFVATMRRLSIMKKESSMTRDIKLLAESLNKKLDALSTLVKRTEAELGPDAATSRITKAQHAALFRQFQLVMRQYNDSILSKQDKCKRFIIRQLEVSGREVSEEEVDDMIEQGKWEIFNENIMVDAKITRSQLSEIEQRHKELVNLESNMKDLRDLFLQVFMLVEEQGHQIDNIQANVEKTQDYVAASKEKFKTAVRYKKNNPLRRLCCCCCPWCR, encoded by the coding sequence ATGAAGGACCGCATGGAGGAGTTGAAGGCCAGTGTTGGGCTGGCGAACAACAACCCTTTTTTTGAAGATATGAAGAACACAGAGCCAACATTCCTGACAGAGCAGCAAGCTGTAATCTTTGAGGAGGAGCCTGTCCTTGAGAACTTCCTAAAGGAGACCCAGAGCATTCGTGACAGCATCGAGGAGCTTGCTTCTGAGGTCAGAAAGTTCAGTCAGCAGCAAAGAAACTTTGTAGCCACCATGAGGCGCCTCAGCATCATGAAGAAGGAGAGCAGCATGACCCGAGACATCAAGCTGTTGGCCGAGAGCCTGAATAAGAAGTTAGATGCTCTGTCCACGCTGGTCAAGCGCACCGAAGCCGAGTTGGGCCCAGACGCAGCCACCTCTCGTATCACGAAGGCCCAGCATGCAGCCCTCTTCCGCCAGTTCCAGCTAGTGATGCGTCAATACAACGATTCGATCCTGAGCAAGCAGGACAAATGCAAGCGGTTCATTATCCGGCAACTGGAAGTATCAGGCCGCGAGGTGTCCGAGGAGGAGGTGGATGACATGATAGAGCAGGGCAAGTGGGAGATCTTCAATGAAAACATCATGGTGGATGCAAAGATCACTCGTTCCCAGCTATCGGAGATAGAGCAGCGCCACAAGGAGCTTGTAAACCTGGAGAGCAACATGAAGGATCTGCGAGATCTCTTTCTACAGGTATTTATGCTGGTGGAGGAGCAGGGGCACCAGATAGACAACATACAAGCCAATGTAGAGAAGACACAAGACTATGTTGCGGCATCCAAGGAGAAGTTTAAAACTGCTGTCAGATACAAGAAAAATAATCCCCTCAGGAGACTGTGCTGTTGTTGCTGTCCCTGGTGCAGATAG